Proteins encoded in a region of the Pseudomonas sp. GOM7 genome:
- the rpsE gene encoding 30S ribosomal protein S5, whose amino-acid sequence MANNDQKRDEGYIEKLVQVNRVAKTVKGGRIFTFTALTVVGDGKGRVGFGRGKSREVPAAIQKAMEAARRNMIQVDLNGTTLQYPVKSAHGASKVYMQPASEGTGIIAGGAMRAVLEVAGVQNVLAKCYGSTNPVNVVHATFEGLKAMQSPASVAAKRGKSVEEIL is encoded by the coding sequence ATGGCAAATAACGACCAAAAGCGCGACGAAGGCTACATCGAGAAGCTGGTTCAGGTGAACCGCGTTGCCAAGACCGTTAAAGGCGGCCGTATCTTCACCTTCACCGCGCTGACCGTGGTAGGTGATGGCAAGGGTCGCGTCGGTTTCGGCCGTGGCAAGTCCCGTGAAGTACCGGCTGCCATCCAGAAGGCGATGGAAGCTGCGCGTCGCAACATGATCCAGGTGGATCTGAACGGCACCACCCTGCAGTACCCGGTCAAGTCCGCTCATGGCGCCTCCAAGGTGTACATGCAGCCGGCATCCGAAGGTACCGGCATCATCGCCGGCGGCGCCATGCGTGCCGTGCTGGAAGTGGCTGGCGTACAGAACGTTCTGGCCAAGTGCTACGGCTCCACCAACCCGGTGAACGTGGTGCATGCCACTTTCGAAGGTCTGAAGGCCATGCAATCCCCTGCGTCCGTTGCGGCCAAGCGTGGCAAGAGCGTCGAGGAGATTCTCTAA
- a CDS encoding DNA-directed RNA polymerase subunit alpha — protein MQISVNEFLTPRHIDVQEVSPTRAKITLEPLERGFGHTLGNALRRILLSSMPGCAVVEAEIDGVLHEYSAIEGVQEDVIEILLNLKGLAIKLHGRDEVTLSLSKKGPGVVTAADIQLDHDVEIVNGDHVIANLADNGALNMKLTVARGRGYEPADARQSDEDESRSIGRLQLDASFSPVRRVAYVVENARVEQRTNLDKLVLDLETNGTLDPEEAIRRAATILQQQLAAFVDLKGDSEPVVVEQEDEIDPILLRPVDDLELTVRSANCLKAENIYYIGDLIQRTEVELLKTPNLGKKSLTEIKDVLASRGLSLGMRLDNWPPASLKKDDKATA, from the coding sequence ATGCAGATTTCGGTAAATGAGTTCCTGACCCCCCGCCACATCGATGTGCAGGAGGTCAGTCCGACCCGCGCCAAGATCACCCTCGAGCCTCTCGAGCGTGGCTTTGGCCATACCCTGGGCAACGCGCTGCGTCGCATCCTGTTGTCCTCCATGCCTGGCTGTGCAGTGGTCGAGGCCGAGATCGATGGCGTACTCCACGAGTACTCCGCGATCGAAGGTGTGCAGGAAGATGTCATCGAGATCCTCCTGAACCTGAAAGGTCTGGCCATCAAGCTGCACGGCCGTGACGAAGTGACCCTGTCTCTGTCCAAGAAGGGCCCGGGCGTCGTTACCGCTGCCGATATTCAGCTGGATCACGATGTCGAAATCGTCAACGGCGACCACGTCATCGCCAACCTGGCCGACAACGGCGCGCTGAACATGAAGCTCACCGTGGCCCGTGGCCGCGGTTACGAGCCGGCCGATGCGCGTCAGAGCGACGAAGACGAAAGCCGCAGCATTGGTCGCTTGCAGCTCGACGCTTCGTTCAGCCCCGTTCGCCGTGTTGCTTACGTGGTGGAAAACGCCCGTGTCGAGCAGCGTACCAACCTGGACAAGCTGGTTCTCGATCTGGAAACCAACGGCACCCTCGACCCTGAAGAGGCCATTCGTCGTGCCGCGACCATCCTGCAGCAGCAGTTGGCCGCGTTCGTCGACCTCAAGGGTGATAGCGAGCCGGTGGTGGTCGAGCAGGAAGACGAAATCGATCCGATCCTGCTGCGCCCTGTCGACGATCTGGAACTGACCGTGCGTTCGGCCAACTGCCTCAAGGCGGAGAACATCTACTACATCGGCGATCTGATCCAGCGCACCGAAGTAGAGCTGTTGAAGACTCCGAACCTGGGCAAGAAGTCCCTGACCGAAATCAAGGACGTTCTGGCTTCTCGTGGTCTGTCCCTCGGTATGCGCCTCGATAACTGGCCGCCGGCAAGTCTGAAGAAAGACGACAAGGCGACTGCCTGA
- the katG gene encoding catalase/peroxidase HPI, with product MSNPGKCPFNHVAGGGTSNRDWWPKQLRVDLLNQHSDRSNPLGETFSYAEAFKKLDYKALKADLVKLMTDSQDWWPADFGHYGPQFIRMAWHSAGTYRTTDGRGGGGRGQQRFAPLNSWPDNVNIDKSRRLLWPIKQKYGQSISWADLYILAGNVALETMGFRTFGFAGGREDVWEPDQDVNWGAEEAWLGVDPKRVDEKRELAEPFGATHMGLIYVNPEGPNASGDYMEAAKDIRATFYRMAMNDEEIVALIAGGHTFGKCHGAAPESHKGPEPEAAPIEAQGLGWMSNYGSGHGKDTVSSGLEVTWTKTPALWSNNFFENLFKFEWELTHSPAGAKQWVAKDAPEIIPDAHVPGKFHKPTMLTTDLSLRFDPEFGKISKRFYEDPQSFADAFARAWFKLTHRDMGPKARYLGPEVPKEDLIWQDPLPAAVHNPSAADIAELKAKIAASGLSVGDLVSVAWASASTFRGGDKRGGANGARLALTPQKDWAVNQRAIQVLPKLVEIQQASGKASLADVIVLAGNVGVELAAQAAGVAVDVPFAPGRVDARQDQTDVESFDVLEPVADGFRNYSKGNLGVPTEAMLVDKAQMLTLTAPELTALVGGLRVLGANHDGGQHGVFTDKVGVLSNDFFVNLLDMGTEWKAVDSSSEVFEGRERKTGAVKYTATRNDLVFGSNSILRAYAEVYASADGKEKLVKDFVAAWTKVMNLDRFDLA from the coding sequence ATGTCGAACCCAGGTAAATGTCCATTCAATCACGTCGCCGGTGGCGGCACGTCCAACAGGGATTGGTGGCCGAAGCAACTGCGTGTGGATCTGCTGAATCAGCATTCCGACCGCTCCAACCCGCTGGGCGAAACCTTCAGTTACGCCGAAGCCTTCAAGAAACTCGACTACAAGGCGCTCAAGGCCGATCTGGTCAAGCTGATGACCGACAGCCAGGATTGGTGGCCGGCGGACTTCGGTCACTATGGCCCGCAGTTCATCCGTATGGCCTGGCACTCCGCCGGTACCTATCGCACCACCGACGGCCGGGGCGGCGGTGGCCGTGGTCAGCAACGTTTTGCCCCGCTGAACTCCTGGCCGGACAACGTCAATATCGACAAGTCGCGTCGCCTGCTGTGGCCGATCAAGCAGAAATATGGCCAGTCCATCTCCTGGGCTGACCTGTATATCCTCGCCGGTAACGTCGCGCTGGAAACCATGGGCTTCCGTACCTTCGGTTTTGCCGGCGGTCGTGAGGACGTATGGGAACCGGATCAGGACGTCAACTGGGGGGCCGAAGAGGCCTGGCTGGGGGTCGATCCCAAGCGTGTGGATGAAAAGCGTGAACTCGCCGAGCCTTTTGGTGCCACGCACATGGGCCTGATCTATGTGAATCCGGAAGGCCCTAATGCCAGCGGCGACTACATGGAGGCGGCCAAGGACATTCGCGCCACCTTCTACCGCATGGCCATGAATGACGAGGAGATCGTTGCGCTGATCGCTGGCGGCCATACCTTCGGCAAATGCCATGGCGCGGCGCCCGAGTCGCACAAGGGGCCGGAGCCGGAGGCTGCGCCCATTGAGGCGCAAGGCCTGGGCTGGATGAGCAACTACGGTAGCGGCCATGGCAAGGACACCGTTTCCAGCGGCCTGGAGGTGACCTGGACGAAGACGCCGGCGCTATGGAGCAACAACTTCTTCGAGAACCTGTTCAAGTTCGAGTGGGAGCTGACCCATTCCCCCGCAGGCGCCAAGCAGTGGGTGGCCAAGGATGCACCGGAAATCATTCCCGATGCCCATGTGCCGGGTAAATTCCACAAGCCGACCATGCTCACCACCGATCTGAGCCTGCGTTTCGATCCGGAGTTCGGCAAGATCTCCAAGCGCTTCTACGAGGATCCGCAGTCCTTCGCCGATGCCTTCGCCCGCGCCTGGTTCAAGCTGACCCACCGTGACATGGGGCCGAAAGCGCGTTACTTGGGCCCGGAAGTGCCGAAAGAGGATCTGATCTGGCAAGACCCGCTGCCGGCTGCCGTGCACAACCCGAGCGCTGCCGATATCGCCGAGCTGAAGGCGAAGATCGCTGCATCCGGGCTGTCGGTGGGCGATCTGGTGTCCGTGGCCTGGGCTTCGGCTTCCACCTTCCGTGGTGGCGACAAGCGTGGTGGTGCCAATGGTGCGCGCCTGGCACTGACGCCGCAGAAGGACTGGGCCGTGAACCAGCGGGCAATTCAGGTGCTGCCGAAGCTGGTTGAGATCCAGCAGGCCTCCGGCAAGGCTTCGCTGGCCGATGTGATCGTGCTGGCCGGTAACGTCGGTGTCGAGCTGGCCGCCCAGGCCGCTGGCGTGGCTGTGGACGTACCCTTCGCACCGGGCCGTGTCGATGCGCGCCAGGATCAGACCGATGTGGAGTCCTTCGATGTGCTGGAGCCGGTTGCCGATGGCTTCCGCAACTACAGCAAGGGCAACCTGGGTGTGCCCACCGAGGCCATGCTGGTGGACAAGGCGCAGATGCTGACCCTGACCGCGCCGGAGCTGACCGCCCTGGTCGGTGGCCTGCGTGTACTGGGTGCCAACCATGACGGTGGCCAGCATGGTGTATTCACCGACAAGGTCGGCGTACTGAGCAACGACTTCTTCGTCAACCTGCTGGACATGGGCACCGAGTGGAAGGCCGTGGACAGCTCCAGCGAAGTGTTCGAGGGGCGTGAGCGCAAGACCGGTGCGGTTAAATACACGGCGACCCGCAATGATCTGGTGTTCGGCTCCAACTCGATACTGCGTGCTTACGCCGAGGTGTACGCCAGTGCCGACGGCAAGGAGAAGCTGGTCAAGGACTTCGTCGCTGCCTGGACCAAGGTAATGAACCTGGATCGCTTCGACCTGGCCTGA
- the rpsM gene encoding 30S ribosomal protein S13 — protein MARIAGVNIPDNKHTVISLTYIYGVGRTTAQKICAATGVNPAAKIKDLTDEQIEQLRGEVAKVNTEGDLRREVNMKIKRLMDLGCYRGLRHRKGLPVRGQRTKTNARTRKGPRKPIRK, from the coding sequence ATGGCCCGTATTGCAGGCGTTAACATTCCGGATAACAAGCACACTGTTATCTCGCTGACCTACATCTATGGTGTTGGTCGCACCACTGCACAGAAAATCTGTGCCGCTACCGGCGTAAATCCGGCTGCGAAAATCAAGGATCTGACTGACGAGCAGATCGAGCAACTGCGTGGCGAAGTAGCCAAGGTGAATACCGAAGGCGACCTGCGTCGTGAAGTGAATATGAAGATCAAGCGCTTGATGGATCTGGGTTGCTACCGCGGCCTGCGTCATCGTAAAGGTCTGCCGGTTCGCGGTCAGCGCACCAAGACCAACGCTCGCACCCGTAAGGGCCCGCGTAAGCCGATCCGCAAGTAA
- the rplO gene encoding 50S ribosomal protein L15, giving the protein MQLNDLRSAPGARREKHRPGRGIGSGLGKTGGRGHKGQTSRSGGSIAPGFEGGQQPLHRRLPKFGFVSLKAMDRAEVRTSELNKVEGVVTLQALKDANLVGHHVQRVKVMLSGEVTRAVTLKGIAATKGARAAIEAAGGKFED; this is encoded by the coding sequence ATGCAACTGAACGATCTGCGTTCCGCGCCGGGTGCCCGTCGCGAAAAGCACCGTCCGGGCCGTGGCATCGGTAGCGGTCTGGGCAAGACCGGTGGCCGTGGCCACAAGGGTCAAACCTCCCGCTCCGGTGGTTCCATCGCTCCGGGCTTCGAGGGTGGTCAACAGCCGTTGCACCGCCGTCTGCCGAAGTTCGGCTTCGTTTCCCTGAAGGCTATGGATCGCGCCGAAGTGCGTACCTCCGAGCTGAACAAGGTCGAAGGTGTCGTCACTCTGCAGGCTCTGAAGGATGCCAATCTGGTTGGCCATCACGTACAGCGTGTGAAAGTCATGCTGTCCGGCGAGGTTACCCGTGCGGTCACCCTGAAAGGTATCGCTGCCACCAAAGGTGCGCGTGCGGCTATCGAAGCAGCTGGCGGTAAGTTCGAGGACTAA
- the rplQ gene encoding 50S ribosomal protein L17, which translates to MRHRKSGRHLSRTSAHRKAMFQNMAVSLFEHELIKTTLPKAKELRRVAEPLITLAKEDSVANRRLAFDRTRSKAIVGKLFNDLGKRYATRNGGYLRILKCGFRAGDNAPMAYVELVDRPVAGSVEAAE; encoded by the coding sequence ATGCGTCATCGTAAAAGTGGCCGTCACCTCAGCCGCACCAGCGCTCACCGCAAGGCCATGTTCCAGAACATGGCGGTCTCGCTGTTCGAGCACGAGCTGATCAAAACTACCCTGCCGAAAGCCAAGGAACTGCGTCGCGTTGCCGAGCCGCTGATCACCCTGGCCAAGGAAGACAGCGTTGCCAACCGTCGTCTGGCCTTCGACCGCACTCGCTCGAAAGCCATCGTCGGCAAGCTGTTCAACGATCTGGGCAAGCGCTACGCCACCCGTAACGGCGGCTACCTGCGCATCCTCAAGTGCGGCTTCCGCGCTGGCGACAACGCCCCGATGGCTTATGTCGAGCTGGTTGACCGTCCGGTCGCTGGCTCGGTAGAAGCTGCCGAGTAA
- the rpmJ gene encoding 50S ribosomal protein L36 codes for MKVRASVKKLCRNCKIIRREGVVRVICSAEPRHKQRQG; via the coding sequence ATGAAAGTTCGTGCATCGGTGAAAAAGCTGTGCCGTAACTGCAAAATTATCCGTCGCGAAGGTGTCGTGCGGGTGATCTGCAGCGCAGAGCCGCGTCACAAGCAGCGCCAAGGCTGA
- the bfr gene encoding bacterioferritin, with the protein MKGHIEVIDYLKHLLKGELAARDQYFIHSRLYEDWGFDKLYERINHEMEEETQHADALLKRILFLEGVPDMVPSPFKFGQTVPEALKLDLALEYEVRAALSKGIELCEKHQDYQTRDILLAQLKDTEEDHAYWLEIQLQLIDKLGLEKYLQSQM; encoded by the coding sequence ATGAAAGGCCATATCGAAGTCATCGACTACCTCAAGCACCTGCTCAAGGGTGAACTGGCCGCGCGCGACCAGTATTTCATCCACTCGCGGCTGTACGAGGACTGGGGCTTTGACAAGCTCTACGAGCGCATCAATCACGAGATGGAAGAGGAAACCCAGCACGCCGATGCGCTGCTCAAGCGGATTCTCTTTCTCGAAGGCGTGCCGGACATGGTGCCGAGCCCCTTCAAGTTCGGCCAGACCGTACCCGAAGCGCTGAAGCTGGATCTGGCCCTGGAGTACGAAGTGCGTGCGGCCCTGAGCAAGGGCATCGAACTGTGCGAGAAACACCAGGATTACCAGACCCGCGACATCCTCCTGGCTCAGCTCAAGGACACCGAGGAAGACCATGCCTACTGGCTGGAGATCCAACTGCAACTGATCGACAAGCTGGGGCTGGAGAAGTACCTGCAAAGTCAGATGTGA
- the rplF gene encoding 50S ribosomal protein L6 — MSRVAKNPVVLPAGVEVKLAGQQLSVKGAKGALELNVHSSVEVIQEGSELRFAARNGDQQNRAMAGTTRALVNNMVIGVSQGFERKLQLVGVGYKAQAKGQVLNLALGFSHPIDYELPAGVVAETPNQTEILIKGIDKQLVGQVAAEIRDFRRPEPYKGKGVRYADEVVRRKEAKKK; from the coding sequence ATGTCTCGCGTTGCTAAGAACCCCGTCGTGCTGCCTGCCGGTGTCGAGGTCAAACTCGCCGGTCAGCAGCTTTCGGTCAAGGGTGCCAAGGGCGCTCTGGAACTGAACGTTCACTCGTCCGTGGAAGTGATCCAGGAAGGCTCCGAGCTGCGTTTCGCCGCTCGTAATGGCGACCAGCAGAACCGCGCCATGGCCGGTACTACTCGTGCCCTGGTCAACAACATGGTCATCGGTGTCAGCCAAGGCTTCGAGCGTAAGCTGCAACTGGTCGGCGTGGGCTACAAAGCTCAGGCCAAAGGTCAGGTGCTGAACCTCGCTCTGGGCTTCTCCCACCCGATCGACTACGAACTGCCGGCAGGCGTCGTGGCCGAAACCCCGAACCAGACCGAGATCCTGATCAAGGGTATCGACAAGCAGCTGGTGGGTCAGGTAGCTGCGGAAATCCGTGATTTCCGTCGTCCTGAGCCGTACAAGGGCAAGGGTGTTCGTTACGCGGATGAAGTCGTCCGTCGTAAAGAAGCCAAGAAGAAGTAA
- the rpsK gene encoding 30S ribosomal protein S11 gives MAKPAARTRKKVKKTVVDGIAHIHASFNNTIVTITDRQGNALSWATSGGSGFRGSRKSTPFAAQIAAERAGQAALEYGLKNLDVNVKGPGPGRESAVRALNACGYKIASITDVTPIPHNGCRPPKKRRV, from the coding sequence ATGGCAAAACCTGCTGCTCGTACTCGTAAAAAAGTCAAAAAGACGGTGGTCGATGGCATCGCCCACATCCACGCGTCTTTCAACAACACCATCGTGACCATTACCGACCGTCAGGGTAACGCCCTGTCCTGGGCTACCTCTGGTGGTTCGGGTTTCCGCGGCTCGCGTAAGTCCACTCCGTTCGCTGCCCAGATCGCCGCCGAGCGTGCCGGTCAGGCCGCTCTGGAGTATGGCCTGAAGAACCTCGACGTGAACGTCAAGGGTCCTGGCCCGGGTCGCGAATCCGCTGTGCGTGCTCTGAACGCCTGCGGCTACAAAATCGCCAGCATCACCGACGTGACGCCCATCCCGCACAACGGGTGCCGTCCGCCGAAGAAGCGTCGCGTGTAA
- the rpmD gene encoding 50S ribosomal protein L30, giving the protein MANTVKVTLIKSTNGRLANHKACVKGLGLRRIGHTVEVQDTPENRGMINKAYYLLKVEG; this is encoded by the coding sequence ATGGCTAACACCGTCAAAGTGACTCTGATCAAGAGCACCAATGGCCGTCTGGCCAATCACAAAGCTTGCGTCAAGGGCCTGGGCCTGCGTCGCATTGGTCACACCGTCGAAGTTCAGGACACTCCTGAAAACCGCGGCATGATCAACAAGGCTTACTACCTGCTGAAGGTGGAGGGTTAA
- the rplR gene encoding 50S ribosomal protein L18, with protein MNEKKVTRLRRARKARLKMHELEAVRLCVYRSSQHIYAQVISADGSKVLASASTLDKALRDGATGNVDAAKKVGQLVAERAKAAGVTQVAFDRSGFKYHGRVKALADAAREGGLEF; from the coding sequence ATGAACGAGAAAAAAGTTACTCGTCTGCGTCGCGCTCGCAAAGCACGCCTGAAAATGCACGAGCTCGAAGCCGTGCGTCTGTGCGTGTACCGCTCCTCGCAGCACATCTATGCCCAGGTCATCTCGGCCGACGGCAGCAAGGTCCTGGCCAGTGCCTCGACTTTGGACAAAGCACTGCGCGACGGCGCCACTGGCAACGTCGACGCCGCCAAGAAAGTTGGTCAGCTGGTAGCCGAGCGTGCGAAAGCCGCTGGTGTGACCCAGGTTGCATTCGACCGTTCTGGCTTCAAGTACCACGGTCGCGTCAAGGCGCTGGCCGATGCTGCTCGTGAAGGCGGGCTGGAGTTCTAA
- the secY gene encoding preprotein translocase subunit SecY, producing MAKQGALSALAGGGLSELWARLRFLFLAIIVYRIGAHIPVPGINPDRLADLFRQNEGTILSLFNMFSGGALERMSIFALGIMPYISASIIMQLMTAVSPQLEQLKKEGEAGRRKISQYTRYGTLVLALVQATGMSVGLASQGVAFSVGFGFHFVAVTTFVAGAMFMMWLGEQITERGVGNGISMLIFAGIVAGLPRAIGQSFESARQGDINIFALVAIALLAVAIIGFVVFIERGQRRIAVHYAKRQQGRKVFAAQTSHLPLKVNMAGVIPAIFASSLLLFPASLGSWFGQSEGLGWLQDIAQAIAPGQPLNILLFSAGIIFFCFFYTALMFNPKDVAENLKKSGAFIPGIRPGEQSARYIDGVLTRLTMFGALYMTAVCLLPQFLVVAANVPFYLGGTSLLIVVVVVMDFMSQVQSHLVSHQYDSLMKKANLKGYGSGMLR from the coding sequence ATGGCTAAGCAAGGTGCTCTCTCTGCGTTGGCAGGTGGCGGGTTGTCCGAACTCTGGGCTCGTCTGCGTTTTCTGTTCCTGGCGATCATCGTCTATCGGATAGGCGCGCACATCCCGGTGCCCGGCATTAACCCGGACCGCCTGGCGGACTTGTTCCGCCAGAATGAGGGGACCATTCTTAGCTTGTTCAACATGTTTTCCGGCGGCGCGCTGGAGCGGATGAGCATCTTTGCACTGGGGATCATGCCGTACATCTCGGCTTCGATCATCATGCAGCTGATGACCGCCGTCAGCCCGCAGCTGGAGCAGTTGAAGAAGGAAGGTGAAGCTGGCCGTCGCAAGATCAGCCAGTACACCCGCTACGGCACTCTCGTCCTGGCATTGGTACAGGCCACCGGCATGTCCGTGGGGCTGGCCAGTCAGGGCGTCGCGTTCTCGGTCGGTTTCGGTTTCCACTTCGTGGCGGTCACCACTTTCGTGGCGGGCGCGATGTTCATGATGTGGCTGGGCGAGCAGATCACCGAGCGCGGTGTCGGCAACGGTATCTCGATGCTGATCTTCGCTGGCATCGTGGCCGGTCTGCCGAGAGCGATCGGGCAGTCTTTCGAGTCTGCGCGTCAGGGCGATATCAACATCTTCGCCCTGGTTGCCATCGCTCTGCTGGCAGTGGCGATCATCGGTTTCGTGGTGTTCATCGAGCGTGGTCAGCGTCGCATCGCGGTGCACTACGCCAAGCGTCAGCAGGGCCGCAAGGTCTTCGCTGCGCAGACCAGCCACCTGCCGTTGAAGGTGAACATGGCCGGCGTCATTCCTGCCATCTTCGCCAGCAGCCTTCTGCTGTTCCCGGCCTCGCTGGGTTCCTGGTTCGGTCAGTCCGAAGGTCTGGGCTGGTTGCAGGACATTGCGCAGGCGATCGCTCCCGGTCAGCCGTTGAACATCTTGCTGTTTAGTGCAGGGATCATTTTCTTCTGCTTCTTCTACACGGCGCTGATGTTCAACCCGAAAGACGTAGCGGAAAACCTGAAGAAGTCCGGTGCCTTTATTCCGGGTATCCGTCCGGGCGAGCAGTCGGCGCGCTATATCGATGGCGTTCTGACCCGTTTGACCATGTTCGGTGCTCTGTACATGACGGCCGTGTGCCTGTTGCCCCAGTTCCTGGTGGTAGCGGCCAACGTTCCGTTCTACCTTGGCGGGACCTCGTTGCTGATCGTGGTGGTGGTTGTCATGGACTTCATGTCCCAAGTGCAATCTCACCTCGTGTCTCACCAGTACGATTCCCTGATGAAGAAAGCCAACCTGAAGGGTTATGGCAGCGGCATGCTCCGCTGA
- the rpsD gene encoding 30S ribosomal protein S4 — protein sequence MARYIGPKCKLSRREGTDLFLKSGVRALESKCNIESAPGIHGQRRGRQSDYGTQLREKQKVRRIYGVLERQFSGYYKQAASQKGATGENLLQLLECRLDNVVYRMGFGATRAESRQLVSHKAISVNGKTVNVPSYQVKAGDVVAVREKSRNQLRIAQALELCAQRGRVEWVEVDAEKKSGVFKNVPARSDLSADINESLIVELYSK from the coding sequence ATGGCTCGTTACATTGGTCCCAAGTGCAAACTGTCTCGCCGTGAAGGCACCGATCTCTTCCTGAAGAGCGGTGTTCGCGCGCTGGAATCCAAATGCAATATCGAATCCGCTCCCGGCATCCACGGTCAGCGTCGCGGTCGTCAATCCGACTACGGCACCCAGCTCCGTGAGAAGCAGAAAGTCCGTCGTATCTACGGCGTGCTGGAGCGTCAGTTCAGTGGTTACTACAAGCAAGCTGCCAGCCAGAAGGGCGCCACCGGCGAAAACCTGCTGCAACTGCTGGAGTGCCGTCTGGATAACGTGGTTTACCGTATGGGTTTTGGCGCCACTCGTGCCGAGTCCCGTCAGCTAGTTTCGCACAAAGCGATCAGCGTCAACGGTAAGACCGTAAACGTACCGTCCTACCAGGTTAAGGCTGGCGACGTCGTTGCTGTTCGCGAGAAGTCGCGCAACCAGCTGCGCATCGCTCAGGCTCTCGAGCTCTGCGCCCAACGCGGCCGTGTTGAGTGGGTAGAAGTAGACGCCGAGAAGAAGTCGGGTGTGTTCAAGAACGTCCCGGCTCGTAGCGATCTGTCCGCTGACATCAACGAGAGCCTGATTGTCGAGCTCTACTCCAAGTAA